Proteins from one Mesorhizobium sp. M9A.F.Ca.ET.002.03.1.2 genomic window:
- a CDS encoding AraC family transcriptional regulator, whose product MLDHSSKVPITGDPLTDILRGLRLDGVEYGRCEMKEPWGIQFPAQPAARFHFIGRKGCWLLQPSGEWVELNAGDAVLLPRGAEHVLASEPGIEASPIQGYQVAEVCKGVYCMSNEGCRPGTLLFFGSMYFNLDGLHPLLGMMPDVMRTHELEAYEPGIPHLLESMAREVTMERVGSGGILARLADVLAAIVIRSWVERGCGDSSGWIAAVRDREIGRVLAAIHLEPNRDWTVETLARMMGASRSGFAERFATIVGETPAKYVTQVRMHQARQWLVRDRLKISVVAARLGYESDASFSRAFKRVIGSAPSHFRAEEQAEVRQAG is encoded by the coding sequence ATGCTTGACCATTCGTCCAAAGTTCCGATCACCGGCGATCCGCTGACAGACATATTGCGCGGGTTGCGTCTTGATGGCGTCGAGTATGGCCGGTGCGAAATGAAGGAGCCCTGGGGCATCCAGTTCCCGGCTCAGCCGGCGGCGCGGTTTCATTTTATCGGCCGCAAAGGATGCTGGTTGCTGCAGCCGTCCGGCGAATGGGTGGAACTCAACGCAGGCGACGCGGTGCTGCTGCCGCGCGGCGCCGAACACGTCCTGGCAAGCGAGCCAGGCATCGAGGCTTCGCCGATCCAAGGCTACCAGGTCGCGGAGGTCTGCAAGGGCGTCTATTGCATGTCCAACGAAGGCTGCCGCCCGGGAACGCTGCTATTCTTCGGCAGCATGTATTTCAATCTCGACGGCTTGCACCCGCTGCTTGGCATGATGCCGGATGTGATGCGCACCCACGAACTGGAAGCGTATGAGCCGGGCATTCCGCATCTGCTGGAGAGCATGGCGCGCGAAGTGACTATGGAGCGCGTCGGCTCCGGCGGCATTCTGGCACGGCTTGCCGATGTGCTGGCCGCCATCGTCATCCGGTCATGGGTCGAGCGCGGCTGCGGCGACTCGTCCGGATGGATCGCTGCGGTGAGAGATCGTGAGATCGGACGCGTACTGGCTGCGATCCATCTCGAACCGAACCGCGACTGGACGGTGGAGACCCTGGCCAGGATGATGGGCGCCTCGCGATCGGGTTTTGCCGAACGCTTCGCGACGATCGTCGGCGAAACGCCGGCGAAATATGTCACCCAGGTGAGAATGCACCAGGCACGGCAATGGCTGGTCCGCGACCGGCTCAAGATTTCCGTCGTCGCCGCACGCCTGGGTTATGAATCCGACGCGTCCTTCAGTCGCGCGTTCAAGCGCGTCATCGGATCGGCTCCTAGCCATTTTCGCGCCGAAGAACAGGCTGAGGTCCGTCAAGCTGGCTAA
- a CDS encoding MFS transporter — protein sequence MTEPATGVIDAAVLDSSESEERSEPAWGAVVSLALGVFGLVTAEFLPASLLTPLAQDLGVTEGTAGQAVTATAVVGAIAAPTMAIVTRRLDRRLVMWALTVLLILSNLLAAFASSLPVLLIARIMLGISLGGFWSMSAAMAMRLVPMRLMPRAMSIILTGVSVATVCAAPVGAYVGDIWGWRTAFMIAAVVGALALLVQVATIPRLPPAGVASFRTLLEVLKRPMIRVALLVVLLVASGHFAGFTYVRPFLEKVPALDIETISLVLLAYGIGGFFGNFAGGFMAERSLKTAVGMAPLLIAVAALLLLSVGASPVVAAIAVAAWGFAFGAVPVGLQTWLVRAAPDQAESAGGLMVATFQVAIALGAVFGGLLVDNAGVASAFAYCGIATLLAALAAFLLGPKATDS from the coding sequence ATGACCGAACCCGCGACAGGCGTCATCGACGCCGCTGTTCTCGACTCCTCCGAATCCGAAGAACGATCCGAGCCGGCATGGGGGGCGGTCGTATCGCTAGCGCTTGGCGTGTTTGGACTGGTGACCGCGGAATTCCTGCCCGCCAGCCTGCTGACGCCGCTGGCGCAGGATCTCGGTGTCACGGAGGGCACTGCCGGGCAAGCGGTGACGGCGACGGCCGTTGTCGGCGCGATAGCCGCCCCGACCATGGCCATCGTCACCAGACGACTGGACCGCAGGCTGGTCATGTGGGCGCTGACGGTGTTGCTAATCCTGTCAAATCTGCTGGCGGCGTTTGCCTCTTCGCTTCCGGTTCTTCTGATCGCCCGCATCATGCTCGGGATCAGCCTCGGCGGCTTCTGGTCGATGTCGGCGGCCATGGCGATGCGGCTTGTTCCGATGCGGCTGATGCCACGCGCCATGTCGATCATCCTCACCGGCGTTTCGGTAGCGACCGTGTGCGCAGCCCCGGTCGGAGCCTATGTCGGCGACATCTGGGGATGGCGAACGGCCTTCATGATCGCGGCTGTTGTCGGCGCTCTGGCGCTGCTGGTGCAGGTCGCCACCATTCCGAGGCTGCCGCCGGCCGGCGTGGCAAGCTTTCGTACCTTGCTGGAGGTGCTGAAGCGACCGATGATCAGGGTTGCGCTTCTGGTGGTCCTGCTGGTTGCCTCGGGACACTTTGCCGGCTTCACCTATGTTCGACCGTTTCTCGAGAAGGTGCCGGCACTGGATATCGAAACGATCTCGCTTGTGCTGCTTGCCTACGGCATCGGTGGCTTCTTCGGCAATTTCGCCGGCGGCTTCATGGCCGAGCGCAGCCTCAAGACCGCCGTGGGCATGGCGCCTCTGCTGATTGCGGTGGCGGCGCTCTTGCTGCTTAGTGTCGGCGCCTCGCCGGTGGTGGCGGCGATAGCCGTGGCCGCCTGGGGCTTTGCCTTCGGCGCGGTGCCGGTCGGGCTGCAAACCTGGCTGGTGCGGGCCGCTCCCGACCAGGCTGAAAGCGCCGGCGGGCTGATGGTCGCCACGTTCCAGGTGGCCATCGCGCTGGGCGCCGTTTTCGGCGGCCTGCTGGTCGACAATGCCGGCGTTGCCAGTGCTTTCGCCTATTGCGGGATCGCGACGTTGCTGGCGGCCTTGGCGGCGTTCCTGCTTGGCCCAAAGGCAACCGACAGTTGA